In Kordia antarctica, the following proteins share a genomic window:
- a CDS encoding DoxX protein — MNSNFTKIIRFVLGIILIVFGANKLLMIFNGTGFMPALKMSTFTESFSTIGYILPVVGALEVYIGILLVLKKWVPFALILLAPISVNILLFHIFLDLSGGMIGAFIVALLNGILIYKHWPQFKPLFY, encoded by the coding sequence ATGAATTCTAACTTTACCAAAATTATCCGTTTTGTATTAGGAATAATTCTCATCGTGTTTGGTGCTAATAAGCTCCTCATGATTTTCAATGGAACTGGTTTTATGCCAGCGTTAAAAATGTCTACATTTACAGAATCGTTTAGTACCATAGGGTACATTCTTCCTGTAGTTGGCGCGCTAGAAGTTTACATTGGAATCTTACTCGTTCTAAAAAAATGGGTGCCTTTTGCGTTAATCTTACTTGCGCCGATATCTGTAAATATTTTACTGTTTCACATTTTCCTAGATTTATCTGGCGGAATGATTGGTGCATTTATTGTTGCACTTCTAAACGGAATCTTAATTTACAAACATTGGCCACAATTTAAACCCTTGTTTTATTAG
- a CDS encoding aspartate-semialdehyde dehydrogenase, with protein sequence MKIAVVGATGMVGTVMLKVLAEQKFPVSTLIPVASEKSIGKEITYQGKAYPIVSMQDAIDAKPDIALFSAGGNTSLEWAPKFEAVGTTVIDNSSAWRMDHSKKLIVPEINANELTATDKIIANPNCSTIQMVVALAPLHKKYKIKRIVVSTYQSITGTGVKAVRQLENEYAGEKGEMAYPYPIHRNALPHCDVFEENGYTKEEMKLVRETQKILSDNTIAITATAIRIPVVGGHSESVNVEFENDFDVAEVRKLLHESPGIIVQDNPDVNVYPMPIYAEGKDEVFVGRIRRDGSQPNSLNMWIVADNLRKGAATNTVQIAQYLVDNNLV encoded by the coding sequence ATGAAAATAGCAGTCGTTGGCGCAACAGGAATGGTAGGAACTGTAATGTTAAAAGTATTAGCAGAGCAAAAATTTCCCGTTTCAACCTTAATTCCAGTAGCTTCTGAAAAATCTATTGGAAAAGAAATCACGTATCAAGGAAAAGCATATCCTATTGTAAGTATGCAAGATGCTATTGACGCCAAACCAGATATTGCTTTATTTTCTGCTGGCGGAAATACGTCGCTAGAATGGGCTCCAAAATTTGAAGCTGTTGGTACGACTGTCATTGATAATTCATCTGCTTGGCGAATGGATCATTCCAAAAAATTAATTGTCCCAGAAATCAACGCAAACGAATTGACTGCAACCGATAAAATCATTGCAAATCCTAACTGTTCTACAATTCAAATGGTCGTGGCTTTAGCGCCATTACACAAAAAATATAAAATAAAACGGATTGTAGTTTCTACCTATCAATCTATCACAGGAACTGGCGTAAAAGCAGTGAGACAGCTAGAAAACGAATATGCTGGCGAAAAAGGCGAAATGGCATATCCGTATCCAATTCATAGAAATGCATTGCCACATTGTGATGTATTTGAAGAAAACGGATATACTAAAGAAGAAATGAAATTGGTACGTGAAACACAGAAAATTCTAAGCGATAATACAATTGCTATTACGGCAACTGCCATTCGGATTCCTGTAGTTGGCGGACATTCTGAAAGTGTAAATGTTGAATTTGAAAACGATTTTGATGTTGCTGAAGTTCGTAAACTATTGCACGAATCGCCAGGAATCATTGTACAAGACAATCCTGATGTAAACGTATATCCAATGCCAATTTACGCAGAAGGAAAAGATGAAGTATTTGTGGGACGAATTCGCCGTGACGGTTCGCAACCAAATAGTTTAAATATGTGGATTGTTGCCGATAACTTACGAAAAGGTGCCGCAACAAATACAGTTCAAATTGCACAATATTTAGTAGACAACAACTTAGTGTAA
- the mscL gene encoding large conductance mechanosensitive channel protein MscL, whose product MFKEFKSFIMTGNVVDLAVAVIMAGAIGAVVKGFVSNIVMPCVGYFTGGTDFADKKIILSDAVVDATGKVITPENAIMWGSWINTIVNLIIVGFVMFMIIKAYNKTKKKEEVPAPAPPPGPTQEELLADIRDLLKKQA is encoded by the coding sequence ATGTTCAAAGAATTTAAAAGTTTTATCATGACAGGAAATGTCGTTGATTTAGCAGTTGCTGTTATTATGGCTGGTGCAATTGGCGCCGTTGTAAAAGGATTTGTAAGCAATATTGTAATGCCTTGCGTAGGATATTTTACAGGTGGAACTGACTTTGCAGATAAAAAGATTATTTTATCTGATGCTGTTGTGGATGCAACAGGAAAAGTAATTACGCCCGAAAATGCAATTATGTGGGGAAGTTGGATAAACACCATTGTAAACTTAATCATTGTAGGATTTGTAATGTTCATGATTATAAAAGCATATAATAAAACAAAAAAGAAAGAAGAAGTTCCTGCTCCAGCTCCGCCTCCTGGACCAACACAAGAAGAATTATTAGCAGATATTAGAGATTTATTGAAAAAACAAGCTTAA
- the alr gene encoding alanine racemase, translating to MLHIQESVLEINFKALQQNFEFIKSKTKTGTKVLAVVKAFGYGSDAVEVAKFLQDELQVDYFAVAYIREGAYLRAAGITTPILVLHPQIVNLKHAIAYNLEPSLYNDRIFSAFAKEAAIQGKKEYPVHLKFNTGLNRLGFFHTDTDYILQKLKTLSQIKVTSIFSHMVASEAANEKEFTQNQIATFKEICTSFEKALNYKPILHMTNTSGVFNYPEAHFDMIRTGIGLYGFGNDPKFDKKLQPVASLKSVISQIHRIEKGESVGYNRAFVAKKNTTTATIPIGHADGISRQFGNGVGSVVINGKLAPIIGNVCMDMIMVNVTKIKCNEGDEVIIFGEGQSAEELAAKINTISYELLTAVSQRIKRVFLR from the coding sequence ATGTTACACATACAAGAATCTGTTCTAGAAATCAATTTCAAAGCCTTACAACAAAACTTTGAATTTATAAAATCCAAAACCAAAACAGGAACTAAAGTTTTAGCCGTTGTAAAAGCGTTTGGCTATGGAAGTGATGCTGTTGAAGTTGCCAAATTTTTACAAGATGAACTTCAAGTAGACTATTTTGCAGTAGCGTATATTCGTGAAGGCGCTTATTTGCGAGCCGCAGGAATTACGACACCTATTTTGGTATTGCATCCGCAGATTGTAAATCTGAAACACGCCATTGCGTACAATTTAGAACCGAGTTTGTACAACGATCGCATATTTAGTGCGTTTGCCAAAGAAGCGGCAATACAAGGAAAAAAGGAGTATCCTGTACATTTAAAATTCAACACCGGATTAAATCGCTTAGGGTTTTTTCACACGGATACCGATTACATACTTCAAAAGCTCAAAACGCTCTCACAGATAAAAGTAACTTCTATATTTTCACATATGGTAGCTTCTGAAGCTGCGAATGAAAAAGAATTTACCCAAAATCAAATCGCAACCTTCAAAGAAATTTGTACATCTTTTGAAAAAGCATTGAACTACAAACCTATCTTACACATGACAAATACTTCTGGCGTTTTTAACTATCCAGAAGCGCATTTTGATATGATTCGTACAGGAATTGGTTTGTATGGTTTTGGAAATGATCCAAAGTTTGACAAAAAATTGCAACCTGTAGCTTCGTTAAAGTCTGTCATTTCACAAATACATCGTATTGAAAAAGGCGAAAGTGTCGGATACAATCGTGCGTTTGTAGCAAAAAAGAACACGACAACTGCAACAATTCCAATTGGTCATGCTGACGGAATCAGTAGACAATTTGGAAATGGTGTTGGAAGTGTTGTGATCAACGGAAAACTTGCGCCAATAATCGGAAATGTGTGTATGGATATGATTATGGTTAATGTTACCAAGATCAAATGCAATGAAGGCGATGAAGTGATCATTTTTGGTGAAGGACAAAGTGCCGAAGAATTGGCTGCCAAGATAAATACCATCTCTTACGAATTGCTTACAGCAGTATCTCAACGAATAAAACGTGTGTTTCTTCGGTAA
- a CDS encoding thymidine kinase: protein MFLENTVNQKEQFGWIEVICGSMFSGKTEELIRRLKRAQFAKQKVEIFKPSVDVRYDDEKVVSHDANEIRSTPVPAAANIRLLAHDCDVVGIDEAQFFDDGIISVCNDLANKGIRVIVAGLDMDFKGNPFGPMPALMATAEYVTKVHAVCTRTGNLAQYSFRKSQSDDLVLLGETDEYEPLSRAAYYKAMLKESVKEIEVDDAEEIIPKQQSDN from the coding sequence ATGTTTCTCGAAAATACAGTAAATCAGAAAGAACAATTTGGTTGGATTGAAGTTATTTGCGGTTCAATGTTCTCAGGAAAAACCGAAGAATTGATCCGAAGACTCAAAAGAGCACAGTTTGCCAAGCAAAAAGTGGAAATCTTCAAACCTTCTGTTGATGTCCGATATGATGATGAAAAAGTTGTATCGCATGATGCAAATGAAATTCGCTCTACACCAGTTCCCGCCGCCGCCAATATACGTTTATTAGCCCATGATTGTGATGTTGTTGGAATTGATGAAGCTCAGTTTTTTGACGATGGAATTATTTCCGTTTGTAATGACTTAGCCAACAAAGGAATCAGAGTTATTGTTGCAGGACTTGATATGGATTTTAAAGGAAATCCTTTTGGGCCAATGCCCGCATTAATGGCTACCGCCGAATATGTTACCAAAGTACATGCCGTTTGCACACGAACAGGAAACTTAGCACAATACAGTTTTAGAAAATCCCAAAGCGATGATTTAGTCTTGCTAGGAGAAACTGACGAATACGAGCCACTAAGTAGAGCTGCTTATTACAAAGCAATGCTAAAAGAATCAGTGAAAGAGATTGAAGTTGACGATGCGGAAGAAATCATTCCAAAACAACAATCTGACAATTAA
- a CDS encoding DUF7933 domain-containing protein, which translates to MKHFSYLFFLLVSATLWGQTTDLSISIEVTDDTGTTIPNVFLFQEFSYVTTISNSGNAVSNATFSQVLNQNVTVVSIESINPLGGAALAINLTYNPTLNTITGLLPNMPTSSSVQVRINLRAPTQLGGISTTAEVFPPTGTTDTMPASNISIVSMDVNNVPLDFIIDYQQISPPSGTAISAWGDQVTFEFTITNNSTIEYPIDSFNLFQGMLSNADNGTALVQLVSLECIGTTNGVSCPADLGVTSGPQTVIVPTQQMYSFDNQIIFPSQSSITFRVVYAYFEGECGFESSLIKTRSYVRIALANNTTSSSQSNTEITDLLLSTLCPCTDVSITTVQTDPSGGAIIADYTQTVTFETTVTNNGPLDTTIRFFFQNLGLQWEIISVECISATGGLNCGTTNYILGATNQFWSVEDYMIPNGGQVVTRTVVRYLEPICATDTVIVSNYRSTINMIEHVDCFPDDNNEFSNIILPQAVGTNQCISATDFSITKTQINPTLPLGGSANDPIPWGDITYEITVTNDNLIAIPLMLADFYGNSTGSSGVTAILQSVNCVSTTGTATCYDIINPNIGIEYTQVNDVFWEITDAENWELPAESSITFEVVVNWTPTCSSTVTSVSNGVIGAITDGQGISKTSFATSYLTPCVDLIVQTFPSAPTVPINSNFEWVVDITNSVISSTATDATFTTTVNNAFTITGTPTCTVTSGNATCVTTFNIVGNVVSGVIPLLDPDATIQLRIPVVAPNFGGSFNNIAEVQPDPANNGEFDPSTNISISSVQVISPLVSKSFVPDEIMASQTSLLTFTITNIPGNAAQSGISFTDNLPAGIVLAGDPAWVQSNGCTADFVGLTNDDFVGIANLVFPNGVANCTFSVLVTSSVPDFYTNDFSNFSNLNNIDATSAFATLNVLPIPPSADLEISLTPNQTQYCEGDEAIFTLTITNNGPDAVTNVAVEHYLNPLGFTYLSDNAGGTYTNATGIWELSTISISAFAGNNTFTAEITTTILAIDTAITNQFETTAEITATSIQDLDSDVATSFNVDDLADGLADDDETEIQVTVFEIHTDINLGIADAEVCLGTSTTLIIDNPTIAYTYNWYESSNPAQIVFTGTSFETPIITANTTYEIEIINENNCPGIARETVTVTTIECIDLGIEKVVDINMPSIGETIQFTITITNNSNLDATNIIVEEMLPNGYEYVSHMTTVGLYDNISQLWTLSTLTAGSSATLTINVTVLRADNYMNVVQILSQAQTDLDSTNNSAEAITFPDCLAIPSGFSPNDDNVNDLWEIECLANFSDNELVIFNRLGTVVYKTRNYANDWNGVANQGTALFDKNQKLPIGTYFYILKLQGNTIEKTGWVYLNY; encoded by the coding sequence ATGAAACATTTTTCTTACCTTTTTTTCCTGTTAGTATCTGCCACTTTGTGGGGACAAACCACAGATTTATCTATAAGCATCGAAGTTACTGATGATACTGGCACAACAATTCCAAATGTATTTTTATTCCAAGAGTTTAGCTATGTTACTACCATAAGTAATTCAGGGAATGCTGTAAGTAACGCTACATTTTCACAAGTATTGAATCAAAACGTTACTGTTGTTTCCATTGAAAGCATTAATCCGCTTGGTGGCGCAGCTTTGGCTATAAATTTAACTTATAATCCTACTCTAAATACTATTACAGGATTGCTTCCTAATATGCCTACAAGTTCTAGCGTTCAGGTTCGAATTAACTTAAGAGCGCCAACTCAATTAGGAGGAATTTCAACAACTGCTGAGGTTTTTCCGCCGACAGGCACAACAGATACAATGCCCGCTAGTAATATTTCCATCGTCTCTATGGACGTAAATAATGTTCCGTTAGATTTTATAATTGATTATCAGCAAATTTCGCCGCCATCAGGAACCGCAATTTCCGCTTGGGGCGACCAAGTTACGTTTGAATTTACCATTACAAATAATAGTACTATTGAATATCCGATTGATAGTTTTAACTTGTTTCAAGGAATGTTATCAAACGCAGATAATGGAACTGCATTGGTACAATTAGTTTCTTTGGAATGTATTGGAACGACTAATGGCGTTTCATGTCCCGCAGATTTAGGTGTTACTTCTGGACCGCAAACTGTTATTGTTCCGACGCAACAGATGTATTCGTTTGACAACCAAATTATTTTTCCGTCTCAATCAAGCATTACGTTTAGAGTTGTGTATGCTTATTTTGAAGGCGAATGCGGATTTGAATCGAGCTTGATTAAAACGAGAAGTTATGTGCGTATTGCATTGGCAAATAATACGACTTCATCGAGTCAATCAAATACAGAAATTACAGATTTATTGTTATCAACACTTTGTCCGTGTACGGATGTTTCCATTACAACTGTTCAAACAGATCCTTCTGGCGGCGCAATTATTGCAGATTATACCCAAACCGTAACGTTTGAAACTACCGTTACTAATAATGGACCATTAGATACAACTATTCGCTTCTTTTTTCAAAATTTAGGACTTCAGTGGGAAATTATTTCGGTGGAATGTATTAGCGCTACTGGCGGATTAAATTGCGGAACAACAAATTACATACTTGGAGCTACAAATCAATTTTGGTCTGTAGAAGATTATATGATTCCTAACGGCGGACAAGTTGTAACAAGAACCGTAGTCCGTTATTTGGAACCTATTTGCGCTACCGATACTGTAATTGTTTCTAATTATAGAAGCACCATTAATATGATAGAACATGTTGATTGTTTTCCTGACGATAATAATGAATTCAGTAATATCATTCTTCCGCAAGCCGTTGGAACGAATCAATGTATTAGCGCTACCGATTTTAGCATTACCAAAACACAAATAAATCCAACATTACCTTTAGGTGGTTCTGCAAATGACCCAATTCCGTGGGGCGATATTACCTATGAAATTACAGTAACGAACGATAATTTAATAGCAATTCCGTTAATGCTAGCAGACTTTTACGGAAATTCAACGGGAAGTAGTGGTGTAACTGCCATTTTACAATCGGTTAATTGTGTTTCCACGACAGGAACTGCAACTTGTTATGATATTATTAATCCAAATATTGGCATTGAATACACGCAAGTAAACGATGTTTTTTGGGAAATTACCGATGCTGAAAATTGGGAACTTCCCGCAGAAAGTTCTATTACCTTTGAAGTAGTTGTCAATTGGACACCAACATGTTCTAGTACTGTAACTTCTGTAAGTAACGGCGTAATCGGAGCTATTACAGACGGACAAGGCATTTCAAAAACTTCGTTTGCTACAAGTTATTTAACGCCTTGCGTAGATTTAATTGTACAAACATTTCCTTCTGCGCCAACGGTTCCGATCAATAGTAACTTTGAATGGGTTGTAGATATTACCAATAGTGTTATCAGTTCAACAGCTACAGACGCCACGTTTACTACAACTGTCAATAATGCATTTACCATTACAGGAACGCCAACATGTACAGTTACGAGCGGAAATGCTACGTGTGTAACTACATTTAATATTGTTGGAAATGTCGTTTCTGGCGTTATTCCGTTATTAGATCCTGATGCAACAATTCAATTACGAATTCCTGTCGTCGCGCCAAATTTTGGAGGTTCGTTTAATAATATAGCCGAAGTTCAGCCCGATCCTGCCAATAATGGCGAATTTGATCCAAGTACCAATATTTCTATTTCTAGTGTGCAAGTCATTTCTCCGCTTGTGAGTAAAAGTTTTGTACCAGACGAAATTATGGCTTCACAAACCTCTTTATTGACATTTACGATTACTAATATTCCTGGAAATGCCGCGCAATCTGGTATTTCGTTTACCGATAATTTACCTGCGGGAATTGTATTAGCAGGCGATCCAGCTTGGGTGCAAAGTAATGGCTGTACGGCTGATTTTGTTGGTTTAACGAATGATGATTTTGTCGGAATTGCCAATTTGGTATTTCCTAATGGAGTTGCCAATTGTACATTTTCTGTGTTAGTAACATCGTCTGTTCCTGATTTTTATACGAACGATTTCAGTAATTTTTCAAACTTAAATAATATAGATGCAACAAGTGCTTTTGCTACATTAAATGTATTGCCAATTCCGCCAAGTGCCGATTTAGAAATTTCGTTGACGCCAAATCAAACGCAATATTGTGAAGGCGATGAAGCTATATTTACGCTAACAATTACAAATAATGGCCCGGATGCTGTCACAAATGTTGCAGTGGAACACTATTTGAATCCTTTAGGGTTTACATATCTATCTGATAATGCTGGCGGAACATACACAAATGCAACAGGAATTTGGGAACTTTCTACTATTAGTATTTCAGCTTTCGCTGGAAACAACACATTTACAGCAGAAATTACGACAACTATTTTAGCTATTGACACTGCAATTACGAATCAGTTTGAAACGACTGCGGAAATTACCGCCACAAGTATTCAAGATTTGGATAGCGATGTTGCCACAAGTTTTAATGTAGATGATTTAGCTGACGGATTGGCTGATGACGACGAAACTGAAATTCAAGTCACGGTTTTTGAAATTCATACCGATATAAATTTAGGAATCGCTGATGCAGAAGTTTGTCTTGGAACATCGACGACGTTAATTATTGACAATCCGACAATTGCATATACATATAATTGGTATGAAAGTTCGAATCCTGCGCAAATTGTATTTACAGGAACTTCGTTTGAAACGCCAATAATTACAGCAAATACAACCTATGAAATTGAAATTATCAATGAAAATAATTGCCCTGGAATTGCACGAGAAACCGTCACAGTTACAACAATTGAATGTATTGATTTAGGAATTGAAAAAGTAGTTGATATTAATATGCCTTCTATTGGTGAAACGATTCAATTTACAATTACAATTACCAATAATAGCAACTTAGACGCGACCAATATTATAGTAGAAGAAATGCTTCCAAATGGCTACGAATATGTTTCACACATGACAACAGTTGGTTTGTACGACAACATTTCGCAACTGTGGACACTTTCAACCCTAACGGCAGGAAGTTCTGCAACGTTAACAATCAATGTTACGGTATTAAGAGCCGATAATTATATGAATGTTGTGCAGATACTGAGTCAAGCTCAAACGGACTTAGATAGCACAAACAATTCTGCGGAAGCGATCACATTCCCTGATTGTTTAGCAATTCCAAGTGGTTTTTCGCCAAATGATGACAACGTGAACGATTTGTGGGAAATTGAATGTTTAGCTAATTTTTCAGATAATGAATTGGTAATTTTCAACAGATTAGGAACTGTTGTGTACAAAACAAGAAACTACGCAAACGACTGGAATGGAGTTGCAAACCAAGGAACTGCTCTTTTTGATAAAAATCAAAAATTACCTATTGGTACCTATTTCTACATTTTAAAATTACAAGGAAATACGATTGAAAAAACAGGTTGGGTTTATTTGAATTATTAA
- the rsmI gene encoding 16S rRNA (cytidine(1402)-2'-O)-methyltransferase, producing the protein MKLYIVPTPIGNLQDMTFRAVEVLKTVDLILAEDTRTSGKLLKHFEIGTHMQSHHMHNEHKTIETLIKRMQAGETFALISDAGTPAISDPGFLLTRECIANNIPVECLPGATAFVPALVNSGLPNDKFVFEGFLPVKKGRQTRFKILAEETRTMIFYESPHKLVKTLGHFCEYFGEDRQLCVSRELTKLYEENIRGTAKEVLAHYENKPPKGEIVVVVDGRK; encoded by the coding sequence ATGAAACTTTATATTGTGCCAACGCCTATCGGAAATTTACAAGATATGACCTTTAGAGCTGTGGAGGTTTTAAAAACTGTCGATCTAATTTTGGCAGAAGATACACGCACGAGCGGAAAACTCTTAAAGCATTTCGAAATCGGTACACACATGCAAAGTCATCACATGCATAACGAGCATAAAACGATAGAAACTTTAATAAAACGCATGCAGGCTGGAGAAACATTTGCTTTGATTAGCGATGCTGGAACGCCTGCAATTTCTGATCCTGGGTTTTTACTAACACGTGAATGTATTGCCAATAATATTCCTGTGGAATGTTTGCCTGGTGCAACCGCTTTTGTGCCTGCTTTAGTAAATAGCGGATTGCCAAATGATAAATTTGTCTTTGAAGGATTTTTGCCTGTAAAAAAGGGCAGACAAACACGTTTTAAAATTTTGGCAGAAGAAACGCGCACCATGATTTTTTATGAATCGCCACATAAATTAGTCAAAACGTTGGGACATTTCTGTGAATATTTCGGCGAAGACCGACAACTTTGTGTTTCCCGTGAACTCACAAAACTCTACGAAGAAAACATTCGCGGAACCGCGAAAGAAGTTTTAGCGCACTATGAAAATAAACCACCAAAAGGGGAAATTGTGGTTGTTGTTGATGGGAGAAAGTAG
- the dcm gene encoding DNA (cytosine-5-)-methyltransferase translates to MVMKDYYSLSEASEILGKSKETLRRWDNSGKFSAAREPISNYRIYKKDEIESLLELFPVDINDSIDNFVVPLQEYKVLELFAGAGGLAIGLEKSGIKCAALNEIDKWACQTLRENRPNWNVLEGDIKTFDFTNYRDKVEVVTGGFPCQAFSYAGKKLGLEDARGTLFYEFARAVKEVQPLICIGENVKGLRSHEKGKTLEGMISILDEIGYNVVPVQVLKAINYRVPQKRERLILVGVRKDIDIKYEYPNPHEKIYNLVDALKKGELFDSNVPKSEGSKYPEHKKEILDMIPPKGYWRDLPLELQKSYMGKSFYLGGGKTGMARRIGWDEPSLTLTCSPAQKQTERCHPDETRPFTVREYARIQTFPDNWKFIGSVSQQYKQIGNAVPCNLGEEIGYSVIKFLNQYYSKSNKSEDSISLANAI, encoded by the coding sequence ATGGTTATGAAAGATTATTATTCGCTGTCAGAAGCTTCTGAAATTTTAGGAAAAAGTAAAGAAACACTACGTAGATGGGACAATTCTGGTAAATTTTCTGCTGCCCGAGAACCTATTAGCAATTACAGAATTTATAAAAAAGATGAAATAGAATCGCTGTTAGAATTATTTCCTGTTGATATTAACGATTCTATAGATAATTTTGTAGTTCCGTTACAAGAATACAAAGTTTTAGAACTTTTTGCAGGAGCTGGCGGATTGGCTATAGGATTGGAAAAATCTGGAATAAAATGTGCAGCTTTAAACGAAATAGATAAATGGGCTTGTCAAACGTTAAGAGAAAATAGACCAAATTGGAATGTGTTAGAAGGTGATATTAAGACATTTGATTTTACTAATTATAGAGATAAAGTTGAAGTTGTTACTGGCGGATTTCCATGTCAAGCTTTTAGTTATGCTGGAAAAAAACTTGGTTTAGAAGATGCTAGAGGAACTTTATTTTATGAATTTGCTAGAGCAGTAAAAGAAGTTCAACCTTTAATCTGTATTGGAGAAAATGTAAAAGGATTACGTTCTCATGAAAAAGGAAAAACATTAGAAGGAATGATTTCTATTTTGGATGAAATAGGATATAATGTAGTTCCTGTTCAGGTTTTAAAAGCAATAAATTATAGAGTTCCACAAAAACGAGAACGATTGATATTAGTTGGAGTTCGAAAGGATATTGATATCAAATATGAATATCCGAATCCGCATGAAAAAATATATAACCTTGTAGATGCCTTAAAAAAAGGAGAATTATTTGATAGCAATGTTCCAAAATCAGAAGGTTCTAAATATCCTGAGCATAAAAAAGAGATTCTTGATATGATACCACCAAAAGGATATTGGAGAGATTTACCTCTTGAACTTCAAAAATCATACATGGGAAAAAGTTTTTATTTAGGTGGCGGAAAAACAGGAATGGCACGAAGAATAGGTTGGGACGAGCCAAGTTTAACGCTTACTTGTAGTCCAGCTCAAAAACAAACAGAACGATGTCATCCAGATGAAACGCGTCCGTTTACCGTTAGAGAATATGCTAGAATTCAAACTTTTCCAGACAATTGGAAATTTATAGGTTCAGTTTCGCAACAATACAAGCAAATTGGAAATGCAGTTCCATGCAACTTGGGAGAAGAAATAGGATATTCTGTAATAAAGTTTTTGAATCAATACTATTCGAAATCGAATAAATCGGAAGACTCAATTTCTTTAGCCAACGCCATATAA
- a CDS encoding PmeII family type II restriction endonuclease, with protein MDEAKLIEIITTYFKDKIFENHKINSLKTHSKLKSYKINPILVKYLSKILEDDFSPLGIAKALYYPRILGTSINTSFGTRIQNMFVELNLASGSLIKGMDIEFTDKIDGRKKWCQLKSGPNTINSEDVNPLLKKFSTVTNLARTNAMNLNNSDLILGVLYGEEDQLSQHYRKIDAQFPVIIGKEFWHRLTGFAEFYDKLVVNLDTMILDIDTEDFFKQGYMALAKEIESSDLFDFE; from the coding sequence ATGGACGAAGCCAAACTTATAGAGATTATAACCACCTATTTTAAAGATAAGATCTTTGAGAATCATAAAATTAATTCTTTAAAAACGCATTCGAAGCTTAAGTCTTATAAAATAAATCCAATTCTTGTAAAGTATTTATCAAAGATACTTGAAGATGATTTTTCTCCTTTAGGAATTGCAAAAGCCTTGTATTATCCTAGAATTTTGGGCACTTCTATTAATACTTCTTTTGGTACTAGAATACAGAATATGTTCGTAGAATTGAATCTTGCCAGTGGTTCTTTGATTAAAGGAATGGATATAGAATTTACAGATAAAATTGATGGAAGGAAAAAGTGGTGTCAATTAAAATCTGGTCCAAATACAATAAATTCAGAAGATGTAAATCCTTTATTGAAGAAATTTTCAACGGTTACCAATTTAGCCAGAACAAATGCTATGAATTTGAATAACTCAGATTTAATTTTAGGTGTTTTGTACGGAGAAGAAGATCAATTAAGTCAACATTACAGAAAAATAGATGCTCAATTTCCAGTAATTATTGGTAAAGAATTTTGGCATAGACTCACTGGTTTTGCTGAATTTTATGATAAGCTTGTAGTTAATTTAGATACTATGATTTTAGATATTGATACTGAAGATTTCTTCAAGCAAGGTTATATGGCGTTGGCTAAAGAAATTGAGTCTTCCGATTTATTCGATTTCGAATAG